A window of Gambusia affinis linkage group LG03, SWU_Gaff_1.0, whole genome shotgun sequence contains these coding sequences:
- the rfk gene encoding riboflavin kinase codes for MKSLPYFCRGEVVRGFGRGSKELGIPTANFPDSVVDNLPADISTGIYYGWGCIGNGDVYKMVMSIGWNPYYKNTKKSMETHVIHKFKEDFYGQTLSVVLVGYIRSEKSFPSLEDLIAAINSDIEEAKVKLELPEHSKLKEDNFFTSATNSSPVSSSSAASTSQCIINGH; via the exons ATGAAGAGCCTCCCGTACTTCTGCCGAGGAGAGGTCGTTCGAGGATTTGGAAGAGGAAGCAAAGAACTAGGAATCCCTACGG CCAACTTCCCGGATTCGGTGGTGGACAATCTTCCGGCAGATATCAGCACAGGAATCTATTATGGCTGGGGTTGTATCGGGAATGGTGACGTTTACAAAATGGTGATGAGCATCGGCTGGAACCCttactacaaaaacacaaagaagtccATG GAGACGCACGTCATTCACAAATTCAAAGAAGACTTTTATGGACAGACTCTGAGTGTCGTTCTGGTGGGCTACATCCGCTCAGAGAAGAGCTTTCCCTCACTCG AGGATCTCATAGCGGCCATCAACAGTGACATCGAGGAGGCCAAGGTTAAGCTGGAGCTCCCAGAGCACAGCAAACTGAAAGAAGACAACTTCTTCACCAGCGCGACCAACTCGTCTCCGGTCTCTTCCTCATCCGCTGCGTCCACGTCTCAGTGCATCATCAACGGTCACTGA
- the LOC122827920 gene encoding zinc finger protein 239-like produces the protein MEKLCQEEKASLEEKQTCTNPGEHYDEASVGPSDGQQVQPTKRLQKQHRCNKCLKLFRWKTNLKIHQRIHTGEKPYLCDQCGKAFISKGNLNSHQRIHTGEKPYSCSQCEKRFKQYSGLKIHQRIHTGEKRYVCDQCGKAFIQKGTLNRHLRFHTGEKPYSCNCCEKRFKRSSCLKIHQRIHTGEKPYSCSQCEKRFKRSSCLKIHQRIHTGEKPYSCSQCEKTFKDSSGLMYHKQIHTGEKRFLCDQCGKAFKGNLNSHQLIHTVEKPYSCSQCEKRFKSSNLKHHKRIHRRKA, from the exons ATGGAGAAACTTTGCCAGGAAGAGAAAGCATCACTGGAAGAG aaacaaacctgcacaaacccAGGAGAACATTATGATGAAGCCTCAGTTGGTCCCAGTGATGGACAGCAGGTTCAGCCCACCAAGAGGCTGCAGAAACAACACCGTTGTAACAAGTGTCTGAAACTTTTCAGATGGAAGACGAATCTGAAAATTCATCAACGCATTCACACTGGAGAGAAGCCCTATCTCTGTGAC CAGTGTGGAAAGGCTTTCATTTCCAAGGGTAATTTAAACAgccatcagcgaatccacactggtgaaaagccttacagctgcagtcaatgtgagaagagattcaaacaATACTCAGGTCTGAAGattcatcagcgaatccacactggagagaagCGCTATGTCTGTGACCAGTGTGGAAAGGCTTTCATTCAGAAGGGTACTTTAAACAGACATCTGCGattccacactggtgaaaagccttacagctgcaATTGctgtgagaagagattcaaacGTTCCTCATGTCTGAAGattcatcagcgaatccacactggtgaaaagccttacagctgcagtcagtgtgagaagagattcaaacGTTCCTCATGTCTGAAGattcatcagcgaatccacactggtgaaaagccttacagctgcagtcagtgtgagaagacaTTCAAAGATTCCTCAGGACTGATGTATCATAAGCAAatccacactggagagaagCGCTTTCTCTGTGACCAGTGTGGAAAGGCTTTCAAGGGTAATTTAAACAGCCATCAGCTAATCCACACTGTTGaaaagccttacagctgcagtcagtgtgagaagagattcaaatCCTCAAATCTGAAGCATCATAAGCGAATCCACAGGAGAAAAGCCTGA
- the LOC122827921 gene encoding zinc finger protein 271-like, with the protein MTEMEKLCQEEKASLEEKQTCTNPGEHYDEASVGPSDGQQVQTTKRLQKQHRCNKCLKLFRWKTKLKIHQRIHTGEKPYLCDQCGKTFHQKCHLNRHLRIHTGEKPYRCDQCERRFKQSSHLKRHQRIHTDEKRFLCDQCGKAFIQKGTLNRHLRIHTDEKPYSCSQCEKRFKQSSYLKLHQRIHTGEKHFLCDQCGKAFISKSSLNSHQRIHTGEKPYSCSQCEKRFKQSSGLKIHQRIHTGEKRFLCDQCGKAFISKSNLNSHQRIHSDEKPYSCSQCEKRFKHSSNLKLHQRIHTDEKPYSCSQCEKRFKQYSGLKLHQLIHTDEKPYSCSQCEKRFKYSSSLKRHQRIHTGEKNGETLQEEKASLEEKQTCTNPGEHYDEASVGPSDGQQVQPTKRLQKQHRCNKCLKLFRWKTNLKIHQRIHTGEKPYLCDQCGKTFKNSSCLKSHLRIHTGEKPYRCDQCEKTFKDSSGLMYHKPIHTGEKRFLCGQCGKAFISKSKLNSHQRIHSDEKPYSCSQCEKRFKRSSCLKIHQRIHTDEKPYSCSQCEKRFKRSSCLKIHQRIHTDEKPYSCSQCEKRFKRSSCLKIHQRIHTGEKRFLCDQCGKAFIQKGNLNSHQRIHTDEKPYSCSQCEKRFKDSSCLKRHQRIHTGEKA; encoded by the exons GACTGAAATGGAGAAACTTTGCCAGGAAGAGAAAGCATCACTGGAAGAG aaacaaacctgcacaaacccAGGAGAACATTATGATGAAGCCTCAGTTGGTCCCAGTGATGGACAGCAGGTTCAGACCACCAAGAGGCTGCAGAAACAACACCGTTGTAACAAGTGTCTGAAACTTTTCAGATGGAAGACGAAGCTGAAAATTCATCAACGCATTCACACTGGAGAGAAGCCCTATCTCTGTGACCAGTGTGGAAAGACTTTCCATCAGAAGTGTCATTTAAATAGACATctgcgaatccacactggtgaaaagccttatagATGTGATCAGTGTGAGAGGAGATTCAAACAATCCTCACATCTGAAgcgtcatcagcgaatccacactgatGAAAAGCGCTTTCTCTGTGACCAGTGTGGAAAGGCTTTCATTCAGAAGGGTACTTTAAACAGACATCTGCGAATCCACACTGATGaaaagccttacagctgcagtcagtgtgagaagagattcaaacaATCCTCATATCTGAAGcttcatcagcgaatccacactggtgaaaagcacTTTCTCTGTGACCAGTGTGGAAAGGCTTTCATTTCCAAGAGTAGTTTAAACAgccatcagcgaatccacactggtgaaaagccttacagctgcagtcaatgtgagaagagattcaaacaATCCTCAGGTCTGAAGattcatcagcgaatccacactggtgaaaagcgcTTTCTCTGTGACCAGTGTGGAAAGGCTTTCATTTCCAAGAGTAATTTAAACAgccatcagcgaatccacagtGATGaaaagccttacagctgcagtcagtgtgagaagagattcaaacaTTCCTCAAATCTGAAGcttcatcagcgaatccacactgatgaaaagccttacagctgcagtcagtgtgagaagagattcaaacaATACTCAGGTCTGAAGCTTCATCAGCTAATCCACACTGATGaaaagccttacagctgcagtcagtgtgagaagagattcaaatATTCCTCAAGTCTGAAgcgtcatcagcgaatccacacagGAGAAAAA AATGGAGAAACTTTGCAGGAAGAGAAAGCATCACTGGAAGAG aaacaaacctgcacaaacccAGGAGAACATTATGATGAAGCCTCAGTTGGTCCCAGTGATGGACAGCAGGTTCAGCCCACCAAGAGGCTGCAGAAACAACACCGTTGTAACAAGTGTCTGAAACTTTTCAGATGGAAGACGAATCTGAAAATTCATCAACGCATTCACACTGGAGAGAAGCCCTATCTCTGTGACCAGTGTGGAAAGACTTTCAAAAATTCCTCATGTCTGAAGAGTCATCtccgaatccacactggtgaaaagccttatagATGTGATCAGTGTGAGAAGACATTCAAAGATTCCTCAGGACTGATGTATCATAAGCCAatccacactggagagaagCGCTTTCTCTGTGGCCAGTGTGGAAAGGCTTTCATTTCCAAGAGTAAATTAAACAGCCATCAGCGAATCCACTCTGATGaaaagccttacagctgcagtcagtgtgagaagagattcaaacGTTCCTCATGTCTGAAGattcatcagcgaatccacactgatgaaaagccttacagctgcagtcagtgtgagaagagattcaaacGTTCCTCATGTCTGAAGattcatcagcgaatccacactgatgaaaagccttacagctgcagtcagtgtgagaagagattcaaacGTTCCTCATGTCTGAAGattcatcagcgaatccacactggagagaagCGCTTTCTCTGTGACCAGTGTGGAAAGGCTTTCATTCAGAAGGGTAATTTAAACAgccatcagcgaatccacactgatgaaaagccttacagctgcagtcagtgtgagaagagattcaaagaTTCCTCATGTCTGAAACGTCATCAGCGAATTCACACAGGAGAAAAAGCCTGA